The following is a genomic window from Parabacteroides johnsonii DSM 18315.
GTGCAGCGGAAGATACACTCTTTGCGAGGAACTACCGCAACCCTGCCAAGAACATAGACGATTGCGTCACCTACATTCTCAACTACGTGCAGCGGAGCGGTTGCAACGGCTTCACGGACGGGGAGATATTCGGGCAAGCAGTCCACTACTATGACGAGAACGAGATAGAGGTGGGCAAGCCTATCCAATGCCAAGTGGCGGTGAACCACGTTGTGGAACTCACGGCAGAGGAAAAGGCGGAAGCACGGCAGAACGCACTCCGCAGATACCAAGAGGAGGAACTCCGCAAGTTGCAGAACCGCAGCAAGCCGAGAACCACCACCAAAGCGACCGCACAAGAAGTACAACAACCCAACCTATTCAATTTCTGATTATGAAACCGAGAACACCCATACAGCAGGAAGTCGCACGATTGAGCGAGCGACTGCCAAAATTGACCGCCACACAGAGGGCATACGCTTTCCGCCATTGCTTCAAGCATTACGCCATCAAGAGGGCGGACGGCACGAACATCTGCACCGAGTGCGGACATTCGTGGAAAAGTGAACACGACCTTGCAGACACCGTTTGCGGATGCACCTGCCCGCATTGCGGCATGGAGTTGGAAGCGTTGCGCACCCGAAAGAGCGTGTTCAGCGAGAACGAGTATTTCTCCATCGTCACCACCTGCAAGCAGTACCAAGTGATACGCTTCTTCTTCGTCAAGTCCCGATACAAGGCAGGACAGGCAGCCGGGTATTCCATTTATGAAGTGGTGCAAAGGTGGATTTCGCCCAAAGGCACAACCGTCACCGTCGCCCGACTGCGTGGAATGTCCATACTTTACTACGACCTATGGGCGGAATACAGCGACATGGAGGTACGCAAGAACAACAAACTCCGTGCATACGATATAAACCCCGTCTGCACCTATCCCCGACAGCGTTTCATTCCCGAACTGAAACGCAACGGCTTCAATGGCAAATACCACAACATACTGCCTTACGACCTTTTCACGGCTATCCTTTCCGACAGCCGAGCCGAAACGCTGTTGAAGGCAGGGCAATACCCCATGTTGCGCCACTACATCCGCAGTTCCTTTGACATAGAGAGGTATTGGGCATCCGTAAAGATATGTATCCGCAACGGCTACACCATTGCTGACGGCTCCATGTGGCGTGACACCATAGACCTCCTGCGGCATTTCGGCAAGGACACGAACAGCCCGAAGTACGTTTGCCCCTCCGACCTAAAAGCCGAACACGACAGACTTATGCACAAGCGCAACAAGGAGATAGAGCGCAAGAAGTTGGAGGAACGCATCCGCCAAGCGAAGAAACACGAGAAGGCATACCGCAAACTCAAAGGCATATTCTTCGGCATCGCCTTCACGGACGGCACTTTGCAGGTGCGTGTGTTGGAGAGCGTGGCGGAGTTTGCAGCGGAAGGGACGGAACTGCACCATTGCGTGTTTTCCAACTCCTATTTCCTTGAAAAGAACTCCCTTATCCTATCCGCCACCATTGACGGCAAGCGCATAGAAACAGTGGAGGTTTCCTTAAAGACATTGGAGGTGGTGCAAAGTCGTGGCTTGCACAATTCCAATACCGAGTACCACGACCGCATTGTAAACCTTGTGAACAGCAACGTGAACCTTATCCGCCAGCGGATGGAAGCGGCATAGTATCAACCTATAATCCCAATAGTATGGAAGTAAGAATTGAAAGCATGATTTGTCTGTGGGACGATAAAATCCCCACGATGTTCCTTGAATTTGTAAACCTCCTCACTCTGGCAACGAGTGAGGAGCAGTTAAGACGGAGTGTAAAGGACTTTGCCGAGAAGCACGGACTTGACAGGTTTTTCCTTTACGGCTTCGGCTCCCACCATTTCTACCTGCACCAACGCTATACGAGCGACCCCGAAATGGTGATGAAGAACAGAATTCTGTCAGTACATTTTTAACCACTCTAAAATCAACGATTATGGCAACACGAATGACCACGGGCGGAATAAGCACCTGCACGGAAGCAGGTACGGAGAAATACGAGCGTTTCCAATTAGGTATCGGCAGACGCAAGCGGACACTTGTGCAGTACGACTACCGCCACCCCACAGACGGAGAGTTGTTCTCTTGTGTCAAACCCACATTGGACGAGTGCCGAGCCGCACGGGACAAGTGGCTCACGGAAAAGGAAGGAAAGGAGGACAACCGATGAACGCAGCCTATCAAACGCTGATAGTGAAGTTCAGCAAGCCTATCAAAGTATTGGACGGCATTTTTGACGATGCCGAAGCGTGGGGAGTTGATACCCTAAAAAAGTGGATA
Proteins encoded in this region:
- a CDS encoding PcfK-like family protein, giving the protein MKGTEHFKRTIQMYLEQRAAEDTLFARNYRNPAKNIDDCVTYILNYVQRSGCNGFTDGEIFGQAVHYYDENEIEVGKPIQCQVAVNHVVELTAEEKAEARQNALRRYQEEELRKLQNRSKPRTTTKATAQEVQQPNLFNF
- a CDS encoding PcfJ domain-containing protein, producing MKPRTPIQQEVARLSERLPKLTATQRAYAFRHCFKHYAIKRADGTNICTECGHSWKSEHDLADTVCGCTCPHCGMELEALRTRKSVFSENEYFSIVTTCKQYQVIRFFFVKSRYKAGQAAGYSIYEVVQRWISPKGTTVTVARLRGMSILYYDLWAEYSDMEVRKNNKLRAYDINPVCTYPRQRFIPELKRNGFNGKYHNILPYDLFTAILSDSRAETLLKAGQYPMLRHYIRSSFDIERYWASVKICIRNGYTIADGSMWRDTIDLLRHFGKDTNSPKYVCPSDLKAEHDRLMHKRNKEIERKKLEERIRQAKKHEKAYRKLKGIFFGIAFTDGTLQVRVLESVAEFAAEGTELHHCVFSNSYFLEKNSLILSATIDGKRIETVEVSLKTLEVVQSRGLHNSNTEYHDRIVNLVNSNVNLIRQRMEAA
- a CDS encoding DUF3873 family protein; amino-acid sequence: MATRMTTGGISTCTEAGTEKYERFQLGIGRRKRTLVQYDYRHPTDGELFSCVKPTLDECRAARDKWLTEKEGKEDNR